One window from the genome of Hoplias malabaricus isolate fHopMal1 chromosome 18, fHopMal1.hap1, whole genome shotgun sequence encodes:
- the inpp5kb gene encoding inositol polyphosphate 5-phosphatase K isoform X2 has product MSAEALRSRRRHHTCRVHIVTWNVATAEPPDDVRSLLQLDPDSPIDLYVIGLQEVRATPVKYLYDLIAEDSWSHFFMNTLGPNGFVKVTSVRMQGLLLIIFAKQVHLPFIHDIQSAYTRTGIFGYWGNKGGVSVRFSFYGHMLCFLNCHLAAHMNYAVQRVDEFEYILDSQEFDLYNTPNVLDHRVVFWFGDLNFRIADHGLHFLRSSINSERFNLLWSKDQLTMMKNKEPLLQEFEEGPLQFKPTYKFDRFSETYDTSGKKRKPAWTDRILWRIKPRDERSALILDDEEFPLKVTRDIYTSDPSYGISDHKPVIGTFNLELQRKMETPLVCVSAEGQWSADEDAVLTYSFQEKFDACTSDWIGLYKIGFRSALDYIAFIWVKEEEIAAVDEVVQLSMKRDDLPLLAGDYILGYFSRNLQSLVGLSPTFQIMESTQALLEGLVPENINGLDK; this is encoded by the exons ATGAGTGCTGAAGCTCTCAGAAGCAGACGAAGACACCACACATGCAG ggtACACATAGTGACGTGGAACGTGGCTACAGCAGAGCCTCCTGATGATGTGAGGTCACTGCTGCAGCTTGACCCTGACTCTCCAATTGACCTTTATGTGATTGG TCTGCAGGAGGTGAGAGCCACTCCAGTGAAGTACCTCTATGATCTGATAGCAGAAGACTCATGGAGCCACTTCTTCATGAACACTCTGGGACCAAATGGCTTTGTCAAG GTGACCTCTGTGAGGATGCAGGGCCTCCTTCTTATTATCTTTGCTAAACAGGTGCATCTTCCTTTTATTCATGACATCCAGAGTGCTTACACCCGGACTGGGATCTTTGGCTATTGG GGGAATAAAGGTGGCGTGTCCGTGCGTTTCTCTTTCTATGGCCACATGCTGTGTTTCCTGAACTGTCACTTGGCAGCTCACATGAACTACGCTGTGCAGCGGGTGGATGAGTTTGAGTACATCCTCGACTCACAAGAATTTGACTTGTACAACACACCAAATGTGCTCGACCATAG gGTAGTGTTCTGGTTCGGTGATTTGAATTTCCGTATTGCGGACCATGGCTTGCATTTTCTGCGCTCCTCCATCAACAGTGAACGCTTCAACCTtctgtggagcaaagaccaa ctaaCAATGATGAAGAATAAAGAGCCGCTCTTGCAGGAGTTTGAGGAAGGACCGCTGCAGTTCAAACCCACGTATAAGTTTGATCGCTTCTCTGAGACATATGACACAAG TGGGAAGAAAAGAAAGCCAGCATGGACAGACAGGATCCTGTGGCGAATAAAACCCAGAGATGAGCGGAGTGCCTTGATCTTAGATGATGAAGAATTTCCCTTGAAGGTGACACGGGACATATACACCAGTGATCCATCATATGGAATCAGTGACCACAAACCTGTCATTGGTACCTTTAACCTGGAG CTGCAGAGGAAGATGGAGACaccactggtgtgtgtgagtgctgaGGGTCAGTGGAGCGCTGATGAGGACGCAGTGCTTACTTACAGCTTTCAGGAGAAGTTTGATGCTTGCACTTCCGACTGGATCGGCCTCTACAAG ATTGGCTTCAGGAGTGCTTTAGATTACATTGCATTCATTTGGGTGAAGGAAGAAGAGATTGCTGCAGTTGATGAAGTTGTTCAG TTGAGTATGAAGAGGGATGACCTCCCCCTGCTGGCAGGGGATTATATTCTGGGCTACTTCAGCAGAAACCTGCAGTCTCTAGTGGGCCTTAGCCCTacattccag ATAATGGAGTCTACACAGGCTCTGCTGGAGGGCCTGGTGCCTGAGAACATAAATGGACTGGACAAGTAA
- the inpp5kb gene encoding inositol polyphosphate 5-phosphatase K isoform X1, whose translation MATATRGWEMSAEALRSRRRHHTCRVHIVTWNVATAEPPDDVRSLLQLDPDSPIDLYVIGLQEVRATPVKYLYDLIAEDSWSHFFMNTLGPNGFVKVTSVRMQGLLLIIFAKQVHLPFIHDIQSAYTRTGIFGYWGNKGGVSVRFSFYGHMLCFLNCHLAAHMNYAVQRVDEFEYILDSQEFDLYNTPNVLDHRVVFWFGDLNFRIADHGLHFLRSSINSERFNLLWSKDQLTMMKNKEPLLQEFEEGPLQFKPTYKFDRFSETYDTSGKKRKPAWTDRILWRIKPRDERSALILDDEEFPLKVTRDIYTSDPSYGISDHKPVIGTFNLELQRKMETPLVCVSAEGQWSADEDAVLTYSFQEKFDACTSDWIGLYKIGFRSALDYIAFIWVKEEEIAAVDEVVQLSMKRDDLPLLAGDYILGYFSRNLQSLVGLSPTFQIMESTQALLEGLVPENINGLDK comes from the exons ATGGCAACGGCCACCCGGG GTTGGGAAATGAGTGCTGAAGCTCTCAGAAGCAGACGAAGACACCACACATGCAG ggtACACATAGTGACGTGGAACGTGGCTACAGCAGAGCCTCCTGATGATGTGAGGTCACTGCTGCAGCTTGACCCTGACTCTCCAATTGACCTTTATGTGATTGG TCTGCAGGAGGTGAGAGCCACTCCAGTGAAGTACCTCTATGATCTGATAGCAGAAGACTCATGGAGCCACTTCTTCATGAACACTCTGGGACCAAATGGCTTTGTCAAG GTGACCTCTGTGAGGATGCAGGGCCTCCTTCTTATTATCTTTGCTAAACAGGTGCATCTTCCTTTTATTCATGACATCCAGAGTGCTTACACCCGGACTGGGATCTTTGGCTATTGG GGGAATAAAGGTGGCGTGTCCGTGCGTTTCTCTTTCTATGGCCACATGCTGTGTTTCCTGAACTGTCACTTGGCAGCTCACATGAACTACGCTGTGCAGCGGGTGGATGAGTTTGAGTACATCCTCGACTCACAAGAATTTGACTTGTACAACACACCAAATGTGCTCGACCATAG gGTAGTGTTCTGGTTCGGTGATTTGAATTTCCGTATTGCGGACCATGGCTTGCATTTTCTGCGCTCCTCCATCAACAGTGAACGCTTCAACCTtctgtggagcaaagaccaa ctaaCAATGATGAAGAATAAAGAGCCGCTCTTGCAGGAGTTTGAGGAAGGACCGCTGCAGTTCAAACCCACGTATAAGTTTGATCGCTTCTCTGAGACATATGACACAAG TGGGAAGAAAAGAAAGCCAGCATGGACAGACAGGATCCTGTGGCGAATAAAACCCAGAGATGAGCGGAGTGCCTTGATCTTAGATGATGAAGAATTTCCCTTGAAGGTGACACGGGACATATACACCAGTGATCCATCATATGGAATCAGTGACCACAAACCTGTCATTGGTACCTTTAACCTGGAG CTGCAGAGGAAGATGGAGACaccactggtgtgtgtgagtgctgaGGGTCAGTGGAGCGCTGATGAGGACGCAGTGCTTACTTACAGCTTTCAGGAGAAGTTTGATGCTTGCACTTCCGACTGGATCGGCCTCTACAAG ATTGGCTTCAGGAGTGCTTTAGATTACATTGCATTCATTTGGGTGAAGGAAGAAGAGATTGCTGCAGTTGATGAAGTTGTTCAG TTGAGTATGAAGAGGGATGACCTCCCCCTGCTGGCAGGGGATTATATTCTGGGCTACTTCAGCAGAAACCTGCAGTCTCTAGTGGGCCTTAGCCCTacattccag ATAATGGAGTCTACACAGGCTCTGCTGGAGGGCCTGGTGCCTGAGAACATAAATGGACTGGACAAGTAA
- the inpp5kb gene encoding inositol polyphosphate 5-phosphatase K isoform X3: MATATRGWEMSAEALRSRRRHHTCRVHIVTWNVATAEPPDDVRSLLQLDPDSPIDLYVIGLQEVRATPVKYLYDLIAEDSWSHFFMNTLGPNGFVKVHLPFIHDIQSAYTRTGIFGYWGNKGGVSVRFSFYGHMLCFLNCHLAAHMNYAVQRVDEFEYILDSQEFDLYNTPNVLDHRVVFWFGDLNFRIADHGLHFLRSSINSERFNLLWSKDQLTMMKNKEPLLQEFEEGPLQFKPTYKFDRFSETYDTSGKKRKPAWTDRILWRIKPRDERSALILDDEEFPLKVTRDIYTSDPSYGISDHKPVIGTFNLELQRKMETPLVCVSAEGQWSADEDAVLTYSFQEKFDACTSDWIGLYKIGFRSALDYIAFIWVKEEEIAAVDEVVQLSMKRDDLPLLAGDYILGYFSRNLQSLVGLSPTFQIMESTQALLEGLVPENINGLDK, encoded by the exons ATGGCAACGGCCACCCGGG GTTGGGAAATGAGTGCTGAAGCTCTCAGAAGCAGACGAAGACACCACACATGCAG ggtACACATAGTGACGTGGAACGTGGCTACAGCAGAGCCTCCTGATGATGTGAGGTCACTGCTGCAGCTTGACCCTGACTCTCCAATTGACCTTTATGTGATTGG TCTGCAGGAGGTGAGAGCCACTCCAGTGAAGTACCTCTATGATCTGATAGCAGAAGACTCATGGAGCCACTTCTTCATGAACACTCTGGGACCAAATGGCTTTGTCAAG GTGCATCTTCCTTTTATTCATGACATCCAGAGTGCTTACACCCGGACTGGGATCTTTGGCTATTGG GGGAATAAAGGTGGCGTGTCCGTGCGTTTCTCTTTCTATGGCCACATGCTGTGTTTCCTGAACTGTCACTTGGCAGCTCACATGAACTACGCTGTGCAGCGGGTGGATGAGTTTGAGTACATCCTCGACTCACAAGAATTTGACTTGTACAACACACCAAATGTGCTCGACCATAG gGTAGTGTTCTGGTTCGGTGATTTGAATTTCCGTATTGCGGACCATGGCTTGCATTTTCTGCGCTCCTCCATCAACAGTGAACGCTTCAACCTtctgtggagcaaagaccaa ctaaCAATGATGAAGAATAAAGAGCCGCTCTTGCAGGAGTTTGAGGAAGGACCGCTGCAGTTCAAACCCACGTATAAGTTTGATCGCTTCTCTGAGACATATGACACAAG TGGGAAGAAAAGAAAGCCAGCATGGACAGACAGGATCCTGTGGCGAATAAAACCCAGAGATGAGCGGAGTGCCTTGATCTTAGATGATGAAGAATTTCCCTTGAAGGTGACACGGGACATATACACCAGTGATCCATCATATGGAATCAGTGACCACAAACCTGTCATTGGTACCTTTAACCTGGAG CTGCAGAGGAAGATGGAGACaccactggtgtgtgtgagtgctgaGGGTCAGTGGAGCGCTGATGAGGACGCAGTGCTTACTTACAGCTTTCAGGAGAAGTTTGATGCTTGCACTTCCGACTGGATCGGCCTCTACAAG ATTGGCTTCAGGAGTGCTTTAGATTACATTGCATTCATTTGGGTGAAGGAAGAAGAGATTGCTGCAGTTGATGAAGTTGTTCAG TTGAGTATGAAGAGGGATGACCTCCCCCTGCTGGCAGGGGATTATATTCTGGGCTACTTCAGCAGAAACCTGCAGTCTCTAGTGGGCCTTAGCCCTacattccag ATAATGGAGTCTACACAGGCTCTGCTGGAGGGCCTGGTGCCTGAGAACATAAATGGACTGGACAAGTAA